One Cyprinus carpio isolate SPL01 chromosome A16, ASM1834038v1, whole genome shotgun sequence genomic region harbors:
- the LOC109104640 gene encoding tyrosine-protein phosphatase non-receptor type 2-like isoform X2: MEEAQRRYILTQGPLRNTCGHFWQMIWEQRCKAVIMLNRVIEKGSEKCAKYWPSKEERDMDFIDTGFTVTLVSEDAKPNYTIRLLELLNGKTGETREIYHFHYTTWPDFGVPESPASFLNFLFKVRESGSLGPENGPAVVHCSAGIGRSGTFSLVDTCLVLMDKRKDPSSVDIQKVLLDMREYRMGLIQTPDQLRFSYMAVMEGAKSILEDSALQQKQPTEWQEPEAYLVSSSQSSILSSEKLNGQSDSCSEPHDLEREHDSIHSPQEEHTELKTLSLRKRNREERIASTAQRVQHIKLKLSDSEKKKEKWLFWKPILLNVGAGAAVALGLCMCWAFLSQ; this comes from the exons ATGGAGGAGGCCCAGAGAAGGTACATATTGACACAG GGCCCACTGAGGAACACTTGTGGTCACTTCTGGCAAATGATTTGGGAACAACGCTGCAAAGCAGTTATTATGCTTAACAGAGTTATAGAGAAAGGCTCG GAGAAATGTGCAAAGTATTGGCCATCAAAGGAGGAGCGGGACATGGATTTCATTGACACTGGGTTTACGGTGACGCTGGTGTCTGAGGATGCCAAACCGAATTACACAATCAGACTATTAGAACTTCTAAATGGCAAG ACAGGAGAAACCAGAGAGATCTACCATTTTCATTACACAACGTGGCCTGATTTTGGTGTACCAGAGTCCCCGGCATCATTCCTCAACTTCCTTTTCAAGGTTCGAGAGTCTGGCTCATTGGGGCCGGAGAACGGACCTGCAGTGGTCCACTGCAGTGCAGGAATAGGGAGATCTGGGACTTTCTCATTGGTTGACACCTGCCTTGTATTG atGGACAAGAGGAAAGACCCTTCGTCTGTGGACATACAAAAGGTTTTGTTAGATATGAGAGAGTATCGAATGGGTCTTATCCAAACCCCAGATCAGCTTCGATTTTCATATATGGCAGTCATGGAGGGAGCAAAGAGCATCCTCGAAGACTCGGCTCTACAG CAGAAGCAGCCTACAGAATGGCAGGAACCAGAAGCTTATTTGGTTTCGTCTTCTCAGAGCTCTATCTTGAGTTCAGAGAAACTCAACGGACAGTCTGACTCTTGTTCTGAGCCACATGATCTAGAAAGAGAACACGACAGCATACATTCACCACAGGAAGAGCATACAGAGTTAAAAACATTAAg TCTACGCAAGCGGAACCGTGAGGAGCGGATAGCCAGCACAGCACAGAGGGTGCAGCACATAAAGCTGAAACTAAGCGATtcggagaagaagaaagagaagtgGCTTTTCTGGAAACCAATTCTCCTGAATGTCGGCGCTGGTGCAGCTGTAGCACTGGGACTGTGCATGTGCTGGGCCTTTCTGTCCCAGTAA
- the LOC109104640 gene encoding tyrosine-protein phosphatase non-receptor type 2-like isoform X1, which translates to MDQEFENIDSSGQWQNLYNEIRNQSQECAYKVAKFPENCNRNRYRDVSPYDHSRVRLENSENDYINASLITMEEAQRRYILTQGPLRNTCGHFWQMIWEQRCKAVIMLNRVIEKGSEKCAKYWPSKEERDMDFIDTGFTVTLVSEDAKPNYTIRLLELLNGKTGETREIYHFHYTTWPDFGVPESPASFLNFLFKVRESGSLGPENGPAVVHCSAGIGRSGTFSLVDTCLVLMDKRKDPSSVDIQKVLLDMREYRMGLIQTPDQLRFSYMAVMEGAKSILEDSALQQKQPTEWQEPEAYLVSSSQSSILSSEKLNGQSDSCSEPHDLEREHDSIHSPQEEHTELKTLSLRKRNREERIASTAQRVQHIKLKLSDSEKKKEKWLFWKPILLNVGAGAAVALGLCMCWAFLSQ; encoded by the exons atggatcaGGAGTTTGAGAACATCGATTCATCTGGACAGTGGCAAAACCTTTATAAT GAAATCCGTAACCAGTCTCAGGAGTGTGCCTACAAAGTGGCAAAGTTCCCAGAAAATTGCAATAGGAATAGATATAGAGATGTCAGTCCCT ATGATCACAGTCGGGTGAGATTAGAAAATTCAGAGAATGACTACATAAATGCGAGCCTAATTACCATGGAGGAGGCCCAGAGAAGGTACATATTGACACAG GGCCCACTGAGGAACACTTGTGGTCACTTCTGGCAAATGATTTGGGAACAACGCTGCAAAGCAGTTATTATGCTTAACAGAGTTATAGAGAAAGGCTCG GAGAAATGTGCAAAGTATTGGCCATCAAAGGAGGAGCGGGACATGGATTTCATTGACACTGGGTTTACGGTGACGCTGGTGTCTGAGGATGCCAAACCGAATTACACAATCAGACTATTAGAACTTCTAAATGGCAAG ACAGGAGAAACCAGAGAGATCTACCATTTTCATTACACAACGTGGCCTGATTTTGGTGTACCAGAGTCCCCGGCATCATTCCTCAACTTCCTTTTCAAGGTTCGAGAGTCTGGCTCATTGGGGCCGGAGAACGGACCTGCAGTGGTCCACTGCAGTGCAGGAATAGGGAGATCTGGGACTTTCTCATTGGTTGACACCTGCCTTGTATTG atGGACAAGAGGAAAGACCCTTCGTCTGTGGACATACAAAAGGTTTTGTTAGATATGAGAGAGTATCGAATGGGTCTTATCCAAACCCCAGATCAGCTTCGATTTTCATATATGGCAGTCATGGAGGGAGCAAAGAGCATCCTCGAAGACTCGGCTCTACAG CAGAAGCAGCCTACAGAATGGCAGGAACCAGAAGCTTATTTGGTTTCGTCTTCTCAGAGCTCTATCTTGAGTTCAGAGAAACTCAACGGACAGTCTGACTCTTGTTCTGAGCCACATGATCTAGAAAGAGAACACGACAGCATACATTCACCACAGGAAGAGCATACAGAGTTAAAAACATTAAg TCTACGCAAGCGGAACCGTGAGGAGCGGATAGCCAGCACAGCACAGAGGGTGCAGCACATAAAGCTGAAACTAAGCGATtcggagaagaagaaagagaagtgGCTTTTCTGGAAACCAATTCTCCTGAATGTCGGCGCTGGTGCAGCTGTAGCACTGGGACTGTGCATGTGCTGGGCCTTTCTGTCCCAGTAA
- the LOC109105548 gene encoding sperm acrosome membrane-associated protein 4-like, with product MHYATQSLLSHRIVQTSCPFGSIRLVCKDHPGQGVAFTFVILYLLFKKMHLNMRGAVFIASVMVISLFCLGQTLECFRCELGFWDVCYTTKTNCSDDELCYVGIGKAVSVLDIKVMGCLPMEACNKTTVVEFLEKKTLYTLKTTCCEEDFCNASPSIQLSLSPLLLVILLITEMMGVF from the exons ATGCATTATGCAACACAATCCCTATTGTCACATAGGATTGTGCAGACTAGCTGTCCCTTTGGTAGTATTCGTTTAGTTTGTAAAGACCATCCAGGTCAAGGTGTTGCTTTCACATTTGTGATCTTAtatctactttttaaaaaaatgcacttaaacaTGAGAGGAGCTGTTTTTATCGCGTCTGTGATGGTgatatctttgttttgtttgg GACAAACACTTGAGTGCTTTCGGTGTGAACTCGGATTCTGGGATGTGTGTTACACTACCAAGACAAACTGCAGTGATGATGAACTGTGTTATGTGGGAATTGGTAAAGCAG TTTCTGTCCTGGATATAAAGGTGATGGGGTGTCTTCCCATGGAGGCATGCAACAAGACAACAGTTGTAGAGTTCCTTGAAAAAAAGACCTTGTACACATTGAAGACCACCTGCTGTGAGGAAGACTTCTGCAACGCCAGCCCTTCAATTCAGTTGTCCCTTTCTCCTCTTTTGCTTGTCATACTTCTCATTACTGAGATGATGGGTGTGTTTTGA